One part of the Vicia villosa cultivar HV-30 ecotype Madison, WI linkage group LG6, Vvil1.0, whole genome shotgun sequence genome encodes these proteins:
- the LOC131614939 gene encoding uncharacterized protein LOC131614939 has product MVITLVSLKVSLLTAHYGRVTEQNFWTSTTTKKNSGAIVIILTHAMIKESQVSNGWSGSKLLINEDIPEITEYLSKLPSNEQTEKPSQSSKGMSLWSGASQFTPVESFVHKAKCISLSELCKVKQDMLCVTVGTTQRFFVSKHGWFYYGCTKCSLKASDVNNPYKCSCGQNVEHVIPRYRVDIYVVDGDSKFRFVFWDTDCADIIGKSADSIYKAMLEEGDDDPMIYPDELDMLLGKKMVFRAKVQPTFGQASVWKLSYDEEFVKEIEKDYITDEGDSKSLNQNPVVDRVDESIESLSAYGENDPDKVVTNTPSKGSPVNLDAVDSELQAYGTTQLSGTKPAKKVKIESE; this is encoded by the exons atggtaataacccttgTTTCATTGA AGGTGTCATTGTTAACTGCACATTATGGGAGAGTTACGGAACAAAATTTTTGGACTTCTACCACGACGAAAAAAAACAGTGGTGCTATTGTAATAATACTAACTCATGCAATGATAAAGGAATCACAAG TCTCAAATGGATGGAGTGGATCTAAGTTGCTTATTAACGAAGACATTCCAGAGATAACTGAGTATTTATCAAA GTTACCGTCAAATGAGCAGACTGAAAAGCCTTCGCAGTCCTCGAAGGGAATGTCTCTTTGGTCTGGTGCCTCTCAATTCACCCCAGTTGAAAGTTTCGTTCATAAGGCCAAGTGTATATCTCTCAGTGAACTTTGCAAGGTGAAACAG GACATGTTATGCGTTACTGTTGGAACAACTCAAAGGTTTTTTGTCTCAAAACACGGTTGGTTTTATTATGGGTGTACTAAATGTTCTTTAAAGGCATCTGATGTGAACAATCCATACAAATGTTCATGTGGACAAAATGTAGAACATGTCATACCAAG GTATCGAGTTGACATATATGTAGTTGATGGTGATTCCAAATTTCGCTTTGTGTTCTGGGACACTGACTGTGCCGACATTATTGGAAAGTCTGCTGATAGTATTTATAAAGCAATGCTTGAG GAAGGTGACGACGACCCAATGATATATCCAGATGAACTTGACATGCTTCTTGGTAAAAAGATGGTGTTTAGGGCTAAAGTTCAGCCAACATTTGGCCAAGCATCTGTTTGGAAACTTTCTTATGATGAAGAATTTGTAAAGGAAATTGAGAAAGATTATATTACTGATGAA GGAGATAGCAAATCTTTAAACCAAAACCCAGTTGTTGATCGTGTCGATGAATCCATT GAGTCGTTGTCTGCATATGGAGAAAATGATCCTGATAAAGTTGTGACCAATACTCCATCCAAAGGAAGTCCCGTTAATCTTGATGCTGTAGATTCTGAATTACAAGCGTATGGTACTACTCAGCTCTCAGGAACAAAGCCTGCAAAGAAAGTTAAGATtgaatctgaatga